From Corynebacterium pseudotuberculosis:
GCGTTATGTGGGCCCTTTAGATATTGTGATTGTGGCCACGGAGCGTTCTTCCTCGGAGCATCTATCCCAGGCGCTAACTACTGCGATGCGTAGAGGCTGCATGGTTATCCTCGTCAGCGCTTCCGGGGGAATGCTCCATAAGGATGCTGCCCAAGAAGCCATCGTTGTTCCATCTCTCCCTTTAATAGAAGGCCCAAGTCCGCTTCGTATTATCGCAGTGGTTATGGCAGTACTAGCGCTGCTTGAGCAGGACCAAGAAAGAACCGCGACTGTACTAGAGGAGAGCGCATCTCATGTGGACGCAGAGATTATGCAGTGTTCTCCAGAATATGGTGAAAACGCCAATAGGGCGCGCCAGTTAGCTCAGATAACCGGACATATCATTCACACCGGTACTACCGCCTCCGCTGTGGCAGTGGCCAATCTCATAGCTGTGTTATGGACTAGTTATGGGAAAGAATCAACAAGTCTTCCCGCCACGGAACTTGGGGCGGCCCTGGGGCGTTTCTCGTATGCGGTTAAAGATATATTTTTTGATCCTGACTTGGATAAAGCTCCTACGGGACAAAGCCTAAAAACCATTGCGTGGTGTGAGCCAGAGCCTGACGCATGGGAGCGGACAGAACATATTGATGCTGGATCAACGGGCACGCCATTGCGAATGATTGCTCGCGGATTCGCGGCGACTGCCTTTATATCGAGTTAGCAAGTATTCTCTTACATCGGTGCCAAGAGTGGTACGAAATATCGGGAGGAATGACATGCAGTTGCTGTCCCCAAGTGCACAGGCCTATGCCTGGGGCTCTAGGACACTCATCCAAAATCTCAGAGGTGAGGAGCAAGGAACCAGTCCAATTGCTGAACTTTGGTATGGCGCCCATCCGGGTGGGCCATCGAAGATTGGGGACGAGTCTCTTGCCGAGCATATCGCTGCTGCTCCTGAGCAGCAGCTTGGGCATCGTGTCCATAGCGAATTTGGAGAGAGGCTTCCATTCCTCCTGAAAATTCTGGCAGCGGACCAGCCTTTGTCTTTGCAAGCACATCCTTCCTTGGAACAAGCCCAGGAAGGTTTTGCTAGGGATAACGAGCAGGGGATTCAGCTTGGGGCGCATAACCGGAATTACAAGGACGATAACCATAAGCCTGAGTTACTGATTGCCTTGACCGAGTTCCACGCGATGGCAGGATTCCGTCCGCTTGCTAAGACCCTGGAGATGCTAAGGTTCCTCGACTGTGAGGAATTAGAGCGCTACATCGCGATGGTTGTAGATAATCCACTGAAAGAATCTGATAGCCTGCGTGCGCTGTTTACTACGTGGATCACAATCCCTACGGCTAATCGACGCGATCTCATTGTCGCAGTTGTTTCATCTGCAAAGGAAAAAGCAGAAAGCGCTCCGGAGTGGATGAGCGCTGCGTTGAAGAATATCGTGCTGCTCAACGAGCAGTATCCTGGGGACGTAGGCGTATTGGGGGCGATTCTGCTCAATTACGTTGTTCTTCAACCGGGGGAGGCCATCTACCTTGATGCGGGTAACCTGCATGCCTATGTGCGGGGGCTTGGCGTTGAGATCATGGCAAACTCCGACAATGTTCTTCGTGGCGGGTTGACGTCAAAACATGTTGATGTGCCGGAGCTTGTGCGAGTGCTTAAGTTTGCTTCTTTGGAAAATCCCATTGTAGAGGCAGAATCTGGAGTCTATCCAGTGCCTATCAACGAGTTTGCTATTAAGCGAATCGATCTTGATAAAACTGCAGAAAAGATCGCTCACGATGGTCCCGCCATACTCTTGTGCACGGCTGGAACAGTGGAAGTAGGCGGAGTGACTCTTAACCCAACTCAAGCATTGTGGCTCTCTGCCGCCGATGCTGAGGTGGAGGCGCGCGGTCAAGGCCAGCTCTTTGTGGCTACCGTGTGATCTGATTGTAGGAAGGCATAAGAAAGGGGAACAGCTCAAAGAGCTGTCCCCCTTTTAAAATCATCTATTTTAAGGCTGCAGAACCACTTTTTCTGTGTTCTGAGCCGGTGCTTCAGGCTTAGGCTCAGTTTCTTTTGCCGCAGTAGGATGGGGTTTCTCCTGCGGGGAGAGAAGGGTTCCTGCAGAGCCCAGCATTTTTTGCACGGTAGAGGGGTCCACCAAGGGGGCGGTGGGCTCCGTGATAATTTCCGTGGGGGCCGTGCTTGGTTCTGTTGAGGTGCTACTCGTATTTTGGTCTGGCTTCTCCGTAGACTGAGCGGGATTGGCAGAAGAACCCTCTGATACCGGAACGGTGGGGGGATGCGGTTGCGAGCTTTGGTTTTGGGGAGTTTCTTCTGCGGGATCGTCGAGAGTTGGGGTGTCTATCTCCGGAATTGCAATTGTTGTTTGCTCTTGGGGAGTGGTAGGGACAGCGACCGTGGTAGTAGGGGGGCGAGGTTTCCCACTACCTAGATGCGCATTGGGCGGCATCAGAGGATCGTGACGCACATGAGGAACGCGATTAGGCGCTATTGGGTATTGGGTGCGAACCACATAGGGGTCCTCTTGCGGCGAAGAATCTGCAGGAGCGGGAGCGCTGCTCTGCGGCTGTGGTGCAACACTAGCGGAAGAGGTCACCGCGGCTTCTTCCAATTTTTGTGGCCCAGCGTCGGAGGTAGCGTTTGATGCTGTGGTCTGTGGGCTCCCGAGCTTCCAAACCAAGATCCCAATGGCAATAGCTAGCGTGGTGCCGGCAGCAATGAACAATAGAAACCGGCGAGTATAAGTGTTGTCCACGTCGGCTCCTCTCAACGTCGTAATGGATGTTGAACATCGGCATCGTGTGGCAGGGTTATTCCGTTATGTTGTTCGCTGCGCGGATCGGCTATTCGCCGGTCGGTTCAAGAACAACGAGAGAAAACCAGTCACGATTTGATAACAAAAACGACCGTAGCATACCTTTTAGCGCTCTGTAACCTGAGCGTGACCCTCGCCGTGCTGTTTCTTAAGAAAAAGTACATGATGTTGGGAACAGCGGAAACAGAAGATCATAGGGGACTATAAAAGCTCTTCTTGCAGATGAAAATAAGTTTTTTAGGCACTGGCTGGAGAGAATAATAATGATCAGGAGTGCCAGTTATTCCTATAGGGAAAATCATAAAATAAGTTTTTGTAAGTCGGTAGCGGCTGCCTTCATGGAAGGTGTAATAAAAGAGGTACATACGTGATCGAAACCTCGGTCGGGTTCTTGATCGAGGTGCATGCTAATGATTACGGTGCCGTTTTCTGATGTGTATCAGACTTGACATACGGGGCGGTTTAAACTCTCCAATGTTCATTGAATACAGTTAGCTCAGCGATGCCTCGCCGAAGCGCCGAATAATTTGGTTAAAGATAAAAGTAGTGAAAGGAATAACTCATGAGCACCTGGGAAAGAGAGATTTTCTCCGAGGAAGTTAACGTTGATTTTCTCGATGAGCTAAATGACCTAGACAGCGATGATGTCGTAGAAGCAGTGCGCGATGCTTGTGTTTTAGCAACCGGAACGGGGCGGGTTTCTGAAGACGAGCAGCTTAATGGCTTAGCCGCGGCAACAATTGCGGCTATCTGGGCTGGGGCGCCCTTTAGCGATGGCGACCTGGTAAGCACCTACCCCTTTATCCGGGAATATATAGGGGAGGGCGACGAGGCTTTACACGAATCCGCTGCCAAGCTACTAGAAGAAGCCGATACGGAAGAAGACCTTGAGGCTTTCCTAGAGGCTTTGAGCTAATTCCGGAATAATACTTTTCGCCCCAGTCATGCGGGTATGGGAAAAGCTGTCGAAGGAGGGCGTCGTAACGCCCCCATCTGCGCATGCGTTATGAAAGACTTTTAGAAAGACCCCGCTGTGTATATTGCCGGGATACACCGGTAGAGCTTTGGTGTATTAGGTGCGCGGCACTTGTGAGAAGGAATACTTAAATGACCTCTTTTGATTTCAAGGTGAAAGATTTAAGCCTCGCGGAAGCAGGCCGCCACCAAATCCGTCTCGCAGAATATGAGATGCCGGGTTTGATGCAGTTGCGAGAAGAATATCGTGAAGAACAGCCGCTCGCGGGGGCTCGGATTACCGGCTCGATTCACATGACTGTTCAGACCGCCGTGTTAATTGAGACGCTCGTAGCGCTGGGCGCAGAAGTGCGCTGGGCATCATGCAACATCTTTTCCACTCAAGATGAAGCAGCAGCTGCAGTTGTAGTTGGCCCGGAGGGGACTGTAGACAACCCGCAGGGTGTCCCGGTTTTTGCGTGGAAGGGCGAGACTCTTCAAGAGTATTGGGATTGTGTACACAAAATTTTTGCATGGCCGGGAGACCAGCTTCCCAATATGATCCTGGATGATGGCGGGGACGCAACTATGGCGGTTATTCGTGGCCAGCAATATGAACAAGCCGGCGTTGTCCCACCGGGCGAGGAGGGGGACTCTGACGAGTACCAGGCGTTCTTGGAGATGCTGCGAGCAACGTTGGAATCAGATCCAGGGATGTGGACGGCTATCGCATCCTCCGTGAAAGGTGTCACCGAGGAAACCACGACGGGCGTGCATAGGCTATATCACTTTGCAGAAGAAGGCGTGCTGCCATTCCCCGCAATGAACGTTAACGACGCCGTGACCAAGTCCAAGTTTGATAATAAATACGGTACCCGGCATTCGCTTATCGACGGCATCAATCGTGCCACCGACATGCTGATGGGCGGCAAAAATGTCCTGATCTGTGGCTATGGCGACGTAGGTAAAGGCTGCGCAGAGGCAATGGCCGGGCAGGGTGCGCGCGTAAAAGTTACAGAAGCTGATCCCATTAATGCTCTTCAGGCGCTGATGGACGGGTTCCCGGTAGTCACAGTTGATCAGGCTATCTCGGAAGCGGACATTGTGATTACCGCGACGGGAAACATGGGCATCATTTCCTTTGAACAGATGCTGAAGATGAAAGACCATGCGGTTCTAGGCAACATTGGGCACTTTGATAATGAAATAGACATGGCCTCGTTGCTGCATCGCAACGATGTCTCCCGTGTGACAATCAAGCCGCAGGTTGATGAATTCACGCTGCCCAATGGCAACGCGATTATTGTGTTGTCAGAAGGGCGCCTTTTGAACCTGGGCAATGCCACCGGCCATCCTAGCTTTGTGATGTCCACATCATTTGCGGATCAGACCATTGCCCAGATAGAGCTTTTCCAAAATGATGGACGCTACCGCAATGAGGTCTACCGTTTGCCTAAGATCCTGGATGAGAAGGTAGCCAGAATCCACGTGGAGGCTTTGGGCGGAGAAATTACTGAGCTAACCAAAGAACAAGCGGAATATATAGGCGTGGACGTCGCAGGGCCTTATAAACCGGAGCATTACCGTTACTAATGATTATTGCGATTGAAGGAATTGACGGCGCGGGTAAAAATACTCTGGTTCGTGCCCTCGTCGAGAAGCTTGACGCACGAGTTTTAGGGTTTCCGCGCTACCAGGACTCTATCCACGCCCATCTTGCGCAGAAGGCGCTCTACCAGGAGATGGGTGACGTCAGTGATTCCATCTACGCCATGGCCCTACTTTTTGCGCTAGACCGTAGGGAGATAGCGGAGGAACTCCGGTCCTATAAGGGGAGTGAAGACGTTATCTTGCTCGATAGGTATGTCTCCTCTAATGCCGCATATTCGGCGGCTCGCGCACAGGACTGGAACCTGGTGGCGTGGGTTTCTCACCTTGAGTTTGAGGAGTTTGGCCTTCCTACCCCCGATATACAAGTGCTTCTGAATACCTCCCCGGAAGTAGCAGCACAGCGTGCGGCAAAGCGGGAGGAACAGGACCAGGATCGTTCCCGCGACTGCTATGAAACCGATAGTAGCCTGCAGGTTCGTACCTCAGATGCGTACGCTAGATTGGCTGAAGAGAAGCGGTTTTCTCCTTGGATTGTGGCGCAGCCGGGAGACTCTGTTGATGACGTCGCACTCAAGATCATCCAAACCCTGGGTACGATGTAATGAGTTAGTTTTAAAATTATTATAAAACCCGCTAGGCGGGATGTGGCCTTCTTCTGGAGCTCCTGGGCGAGCAAAACTCGTATATAGGGGCGACGGCGGTGGGTATTCCGCGCTTGTTTGAGGAAGGACTTCAGGCAGATGCCCCAGAAGATTCTTGTCGTTGATGATGATCCAGCCATCTCTGAGATGCTGACAATCGTGCTGGAAGCTGAAGGTTTTAATACCGTAGCTGTCACCGATGGTGCCTTAGCAGTAGAAACCTTTAATCGAGAAGAACCGGATCTTGTTCTTCTGGATCTTATGCTTCCAGGTATGAACGGTATCGATATTTGCCGTTTGATCCGTCAGAACTCGACAGTGCCTATAGTGATGCTCACAGCTAAAACAGACACCGTTGACGTGGTGTTAGGGCTGGAAACGGGGGCGGATGATTACATCACTAAGCCTTTCAAGCCCAAGGAACTCATTGCGCGGCTGCGGGCGCGGCTGCGCCGTACAGATGACGCACCCGCGGATGTCATCGAGATCAGCGATCTTGCCATCGACGTCCCCGGCCATGTGGTCAGCCGCGGGCGAGAGGTTATCCAGCTCACCCCGTTGGAGTTTGATTTGCTTCTTGAGCTAGCAAGTAAGCCCGGCCAGGTATTTACTCGGGAAGAATTACTGCAAAAGGTATGGGGATACCGGAACGCGTCGGATACCCGATTAGTCAATGTCCACGTGCAGCGGTTGCGTGCAAAAATTGAGAAGGATCCGGAGAACCCCCAGATCGTGCTCACTGTCCGAGGCGTCGGATACAAGACCGGGCAGGAGTAAGTTTTATTTCTGCATACGGCCTGAAACAGCTGCGACATCGCTTTGTCGAGCTGTGGCGCACCTCGCTTCAATTCAAGGTTCTCGGATCTATCTTTGCGGCATCGCTGGTAGTCATGATGATCTTGGCCTTTGTCCTGGTTAGCTTTGTTACCCAGCGGTTAATCAATACCAAGTTGGATATTGCAAACTCGGAGATCGACCGTGCGCGTGTGTCTGTGGAACAACAAATTAAGGCCACAGGTGCTTCCAGCAGTATGCAGGTTCGTCTAAATTCTGCCCGTGCCGCCCTTGTAAACAAGGTGGCATCGGCAGAAGACCAAGCAGTATATGAGCCAGTCATTCTGGTGAACAACCCCGATGGTTCTGTGATCGCGTCGCCGGAGGGATATCGCATCCCAGAACGGCTTCGGAGCTTTGTGGATCAACGGCAAGTTTCCTATCAATTTGCCACCATTGACCGCGCCAACGGTACAACCTATAAGGCGCTTATCATCGGGACCCCGACAAACTCCGATATTCCTAACACACAAGTCTATTTAGTGATGTCTATGGAATCTGACGAGGCAACTCTAGCGCTGTTGCGCGGTCTGTTTTCCGGGGCAGCCATTGTCCTTGTGGTGTTGCTCGTGGGGATCACCTGGTTGCTTACTCAACAGGTGATCACGCCGGTGCGTTCTGCAAGCCGCATCGCGGAACGCTTTAGCTCAGGACATTTGAGAGAGCGCATGGTGGTCGATGGGGAAGACGAGATGGCGCGTCTGGCAATGAGCTTTAATTCCATGGCCGAGTCCTTGTCTAAGCAAATTGCGCAGTTGGAAGAATATGGAAATTTACAGCGCCAGTTCACCTCGGACGTCTCCCACGAGCTAAGAACCCCGCTTACCACGGTCCGCATGGCCGCAGACATGATCGCGGACGGTTCTGAGGATCTCTCACCTGGCGTGAAGCGAGCCTCTGAGCTCATGGTGAGAGAACTCGATCGCTTTGAGGCACTATTGGCTGATCTCCTAGAGATTTCTCGTCATGACGCCGGTGTTGCGGACCTTGCAGAGAACAATCTTGATATCCGCGCGTGTATCAATGCAGCATGGCAACAAGTCGAGCATCTTGCGCAAGAGCTGGGGATTGAAGTGCGCTTTGATATCCCCGCCGAACCCGTAAACCTGGTGGGTGATTCACGCAGGATAGAGCGGGTGCTGCGTAATCTTTTGGCCAATGCCATTGATCATGCCAATGGAAAGCCTGTGGACGTCCACTGTGCAGTCACGGAAGACGCCGTGGCCGTGGCCGTGGTGGACCATGGCGTAGGCCTTAAACCAGGGCAGGAGGAGCTGGTATTTAACCGGTTCTGGCGCGCCGATCCATCTCGAGTTCGTCATTCTGGAGGCACTGGGCTGGGGCTGGCAATTTCCCGTGAAGACGCAGTCCTACACGGTGGAACGCTAGCAGCAGCGGGTGTCTTGGGGCATGGAACCATGTTTTTGCTTACGCTGCCGCTTATTCCGCGCTCCGATATTACGACTACTCCCATTGAACTCGTAGCTCCGGGCTTTTCGACGCCCGAAGGGTTGGAAGCATCCGGCGACGCTGTGCTGACTGTGGAGGAAGGGCTCGCGGAAAAATCGCTCGGCCAGGATGCCCATCAAAAAGAAGACACCGAGGAAAGGCTAGGGAAGCAGAATGGCTAGAGTTGCTCGCTTAGGGCTGGCGATTGGACTCGTCGGTGTTCTCGTGAGTGCTTGCACAACCCTGCCTAGTAGCTCAGACCCGCAGGCCATCCGAGGCTTTGATGTGAGTTCCTCTACTGAGCAACAAGCGCCGATCGCAGGCCAAGAGCCCGACTTGTTGTTGCGTGATTTCTATGAGGCAAATACGAACCCCTCGCAACGCTATAAACATGCAAGAGGGTATTTGACCGATGCTGCCTCTGAGCGATGGTCACCGGGCACAAGCGTATTAGTGCTGGACGGGATTGACATTAACTCATCGGCGAATAGTTCGGCCTCGCGCCGGGTATTTGATGTGCGTGGAAACATTGTGGGGTCGCTTGAAGAGGGGGGATCGTATGTGTCCAAGAATGAGAGCTATAGCACCACTATCACTTTGGAAAGGGTTAATTCTGAGTGGCGGATAGCTGAGCTCCCTGACCAGATTGTGGTACAGCGCAATGAGCTGTGGAATCACTATGACCCAAAGCAGTTGTATTTCTTTGATACGAGTGGGTCGACGCTAGTAGCGGATCGACGCTGGGTGTTCAAGGACTCGAGCGCCTCGCGCAATAGCGTGGAGAGCGCACTGATCACCCTGATGGTCGGCGGTCCGTCGCGCAATCTTACTCCTGGCGTGGTTAATGAGGTGCCTTCTGGTGCATCATTTGCCGGTTTGAGTAACGGCTTTTATCAATTCACCGGTATGTCTGGCTTGGGACAAGATGAGATACGTCGGATTTCCGCTCAATTTGTGTGGACACTTGCGCTCTCTGGTTCTGCGGGGCCCTTTAAGTTTGCTTTTGACGGAGTCCCTATCAAATCTGAACGCCGCGATAGTGAAGAGCTCACCGTAGATGATTTTGCAGAGTATAACCCGCAGGCAGGGGCATCTGTGTCCACGGAGATCTATGCGCTGACTAACGGTAGTTTACGTAGCGTTGTAGGCGGACAGGCAGCGCCTGTGGCTGGCTCCTATGGAGCGGTGCACGATATTGAATCAGTAGCTATCTCTAATAAAGATAAGGTGACTGCGGCGGTTCGCGCGGTGGGCAGCGGGGATAAGAAAAAATCTAGCTTGCTGCTTGGCACCGTGGGCGGAAATTATTCTGAGGTTTTGTCGGCTAAAACGATGACTAAACCGACATTTGAGCCCGGGGCGTCGTCGTTATGGACAGTACAAGACGGCCGTAAGATTATTCGTCTTGCGCGTTCTTCCTCAGGCGGGGACATTGTGGAAACCGAAGTATCCATGGACGGGCTTGCGGAGTCAGCAAGCGGCATATCAATGCTGCAGCTCTCTCGTAGTGGCGTACGCGCTGCAATGATTATCGGCGGACGCGTGTATATCGGCATTGTGTCGCGCCCTAACGCCGGAGAACGCAGGATCACTAATATTCATGAAGTCATGCCAGCGATCCAAGATACGGCAGTATCCCTTGACTGGGACAGCAATGGCTCTTTGATCGTGGGAACGTCGAGTTCTGAGGCCCCGGTGTGGGTCATCGCGCAAGATGGTTCTATTGCAACCAAGCTTTCCGCCGGAAATATTGTCGCACCTGTTGTTTCAGTTGCGTCGAATTCCTCGACTCGGTACATCACCGATGCGCGCGTGGCCCTAGAACTTCCTAATTCTGATTCGGCTACGGTGTACTGGCGCGAGGTTCAGGGACTTGAAGGCGGGCGTTCAGTGATCGTGGTACCGCGCTAAAACGTTAAGTCAGGGGGGATGATGTGGGAATTTCTTTTTCCACAGGCTTGCATGGGGTGCGGAAAACCTGGGCTCCGGATGTGCGAGGAGTGCAAAGAAGAGTGGTCGCGTGCTCCGCAGCGGGTGACTACTCTCACCGATCCGCACGTGCCTGTGTGGTCTTTAGGCGAGTTTGGCGGGGTGCGGCGAAGAACGATCATCAATTTCAAAGAGCGCGGACGTACAGATGCGGTGCGTTATCTCGGACCGGTGGTGGCCGCAGCAGTTGAGCATCTTGCGGCTTTAGGCGAAGTGGAAGAGGACATTGTGCTGCTTCCTGCGCCAACTCGTATGCGGGCTGCGCAACAACGCGGTGGTGACCCGGTTGAATTAATGTGCCGGGCTAGTGGCCTGCGCACGGAGCGGGTTTTATGGCATAGACCGTCTGTGGCGGATTCTGTGGGATTAGATGTTTCTCAGCGTAGGAGCAATCTTTCTGGAAACGTTTTTCTGACCGGGGTCCCCTCGTGTGCGGTGCTTATTGTTGACGATGTGATCACAACGGGCGCTACCCTTGCAGAGTCTGTAGCGGTTTTGACCAGCGCAAATGTAAAAATTAGGGGAGCCTTGGGACTTTCGAATGTGTAGTAGGACAAAACCGGTGGCAAAATGGTTATGACCAGATGTACTCTGGTTCTTGGAAGTTGAAACCCGCCGATATAAGGGAAAGCTGAGTAATCCCACTCATCAAGAACCGGGCGGCTGATACAGGAAGGTACGTGATTATGACCACGCCTACTGGAAACAACGAGACTCTGAGCCCTGACGTCCAGGTTTCGATCACTGGCCGCAATGTTGAAGTTCCGGAGCACTTTGCGGAACGCGTTAATACTAAGCTCGCTAAAATAGCTCGTCTTGATCCAACACTCACCTTCTTCCACGTCGAACTGCAGCACGAGCCTAATCCGCGTCGTGCTGAGCAGTCTGATCGTATCCAGATCACGGCTACCGGCAAGGGACATATTGCTCGGGCTGAGGCTAAAGAAGATAGCTTTTATGCAGCTCTGGAGACGGCGCTGGCTCGGATGGAGCGTTCCCTGCGTAAGGTGAAGGCCCGTCGTTCCATCTCCCTATCCGGACACCGTGCTCCTAAGGGGGCTGGCGAGACCGCTGCTGAATTGGTGCATGAAGCAGAAACGGCTCGCGCTGATTCTCAGTACGATCACGATCCTTATGCGGACTCCGTAGAGGAAGTGCTGCCAGGCCGGGTCGTTCGTCACAAGGAACACCCATCCACCCCGATGAGTGTCGACGATGCCCTTTCTGAGATGGAACTTGTGGGACATGATTTCTACATGTTTGTTAATGAAGAGACAGGGCGTCCGTCGGTTGTGTATCGTCGCCACGCTTTTGATTATGGTCTTATCTCCTTGGCAAAAG
This genomic window contains:
- the manA gene encoding mannose-6-phosphate isomerase, class I; translated protein: MQLLSPSAQAYAWGSRTLIQNLRGEEQGTSPIAELWYGAHPGGPSKIGDESLAEHIAAAPEQQLGHRVHSEFGERLPFLLKILAADQPLSLQAHPSLEQAQEGFARDNEQGIQLGAHNRNYKDDNHKPELLIALTEFHAMAGFRPLAKTLEMLRFLDCEELERYIAMVVDNPLKESDSLRALFTTWITIPTANRRDLIVAVVSSAKEKAESAPEWMSAALKNIVLLNEQYPGDVGVLGAILLNYVVLQPGEAIYLDAGNLHAYVRGLGVEIMANSDNVLRGGLTSKHVDVPELVRVLKFASLENPIVEAESGVYPVPINEFAIKRIDLDKTAEKIAHDGPAILLCTAGTVEVGGVTLNPTQALWLSAADAEVEARGQGQLFVATV
- a CDS encoding lipase chaperone, with amino-acid sequence MDNTYTRRFLLFIAAGTTLAIAIGILVWKLGSPQTTASNATSDAGPQKLEEAAVTSSASVAPQPQSSAPAPADSSPQEDPYVVRTQYPIAPNRVPHVRHDPLMPPNAHLGSGKPRPPTTTVAVPTTPQEQTTIAIPEIDTPTLDDPAEETPQNQSSQPHPPTVPVSEGSSANPAQSTEKPDQNTSSTSTEPSTAPTEIITEPTAPLVDPSTVQKMLGSAGTLLSPQEKPHPTAAKETEPKPEAPAQNTEKVVLQP
- a CDS encoding DUF4259 domain-containing protein; this translates as MSTWEREIFSEEVNVDFLDELNDLDSDDVVEAVRDACVLATGTGRVSEDEQLNGLAAATIAAIWAGAPFSDGDLVSTYPFIREYIGEGDEALHESAAKLLEEADTEEDLEAFLEALS
- the ahcY gene encoding adenosylhomocysteinase, with product MTSFDFKVKDLSLAEAGRHQIRLAEYEMPGLMQLREEYREEQPLAGARITGSIHMTVQTAVLIETLVALGAEVRWASCNIFSTQDEAAAAVVVGPEGTVDNPQGVPVFAWKGETLQEYWDCVHKIFAWPGDQLPNMILDDGGDATMAVIRGQQYEQAGVVPPGEEGDSDEYQAFLEMLRATLESDPGMWTAIASSVKGVTEETTTGVHRLYHFAEEGVLPFPAMNVNDAVTKSKFDNKYGTRHSLIDGINRATDMLMGGKNVLICGYGDVGKGCAEAMAGQGARVKVTEADPINALQALMDGFPVVTVDQAISEADIVITATGNMGIISFEQMLKMKDHAVLGNIGHFDNEIDMASLLHRNDVSRVTIKPQVDEFTLPNGNAIIVLSEGRLLNLGNATGHPSFVMSTSFADQTIAQIELFQNDGRYRNEVYRLPKILDEKVARIHVEALGGEITELTKEQAEYIGVDVAGPYKPEHYRY
- a CDS encoding dTMP kinase; amino-acid sequence: MIIAIEGIDGAGKNTLVRALVEKLDARVLGFPRYQDSIHAHLAQKALYQEMGDVSDSIYAMALLFALDRREIAEELRSYKGSEDVILLDRYVSSNAAYSAARAQDWNLVAWVSHLEFEEFGLPTPDIQVLLNTSPEVAAQRAAKREEQDQDRSRDCYETDSSLQVRTSDAYARLAEEKRFSPWIVAQPGDSVDDVALKIIQTLGTM
- the mtrA gene encoding MtrAB system response regulator MtrA yields the protein MPQKILVVDDDPAISEMLTIVLEAEGFNTVAVTDGALAVETFNREEPDLVLLDLMLPGMNGIDICRLIRQNSTVPIVMLTAKTDTVDVVLGLETGADDYITKPFKPKELIARLRARLRRTDDAPADVIEISDLAIDVPGHVVSRGREVIQLTPLEFDLLLELASKPGQVFTREELLQKVWGYRNASDTRLVNVHVQRLRAKIEKDPENPQIVLTVRGVGYKTGQE
- the mtrB gene encoding MtrAB system histidine kinase MtrB, producing the protein MRHRFVELWRTSLQFKVLGSIFAASLVVMMILAFVLVSFVTQRLINTKLDIANSEIDRARVSVEQQIKATGASSSMQVRLNSARAALVNKVASAEDQAVYEPVILVNNPDGSVIASPEGYRIPERLRSFVDQRQVSYQFATIDRANGTTYKALIIGTPTNSDIPNTQVYLVMSMESDEATLALLRGLFSGAAIVLVVLLVGITWLLTQQVITPVRSASRIAERFSSGHLRERMVVDGEDEMARLAMSFNSMAESLSKQIAQLEEYGNLQRQFTSDVSHELRTPLTTVRMAADMIADGSEDLSPGVKRASELMVRELDRFEALLADLLEISRHDAGVADLAENNLDIRACINAAWQQVEHLAQELGIEVRFDIPAEPVNLVGDSRRIERVLRNLLANAIDHANGKPVDVHCAVTEDAVAVAVVDHGVGLKPGQEELVFNRFWRADPSRVRHSGGTGLGLAISREDAVLHGGTLAAAGVLGHGTMFLLTLPLIPRSDITTTPIELVAPGFSTPEGLEASGDAVLTVEEGLAEKSLGQDAHQKEDTEERLGKQNG
- the lpqB gene encoding MtrAB system accessory lipoprotein LpqB, translated to MARVARLGLAIGLVGVLVSACTTLPSSSDPQAIRGFDVSSSTEQQAPIAGQEPDLLLRDFYEANTNPSQRYKHARGYLTDAASERWSPGTSVLVLDGIDINSSANSSASRRVFDVRGNIVGSLEEGGSYVSKNESYSTTITLERVNSEWRIAELPDQIVVQRNELWNHYDPKQLYFFDTSGSTLVADRRWVFKDSSASRNSVESALITLMVGGPSRNLTPGVVNEVPSGASFAGLSNGFYQFTGMSGLGQDEIRRISAQFVWTLALSGSAGPFKFAFDGVPIKSERRDSEELTVDDFAEYNPQAGASVSTEIYALTNGSLRSVVGGQAAPVAGSYGAVHDIESVAISNKDKVTAAVRAVGSGDKKKSSLLLGTVGGNYSEVLSAKTMTKPTFEPGASSLWTVQDGRKIIRLARSSSGGDIVETEVSMDGLAESASGISMLQLSRSGVRAAMIIGGRVYIGIVSRPNAGERRITNIHEVMPAIQDTAVSLDWDSNGSLIVGTSSSEAPVWVIAQDGSIATKLSAGNIVAPVVSVASNSSTRYITDARVALELPNSDSATVYWREVQGLEGGRSVIVVPR
- a CDS encoding ComF family protein, yielding MMWEFLFPQACMGCGKPGLRMCEECKEEWSRAPQRVTTLTDPHVPVWSLGEFGGVRRRTIINFKERGRTDAVRYLGPVVAAAVEHLAALGEVEEDIVLLPAPTRMRAAQQRGGDPVELMCRASGLRTERVLWHRPSVADSVGLDVSQRRSNLSGNVFLTGVPSCAVLIVDDVITTGATLAESVAVLTSANVKIRGALGLSNV
- the hpf gene encoding ribosome hibernation-promoting factor, HPF/YfiA family encodes the protein MTTPTGNNETLSPDVQVSITGRNVEVPEHFAERVNTKLAKIARLDPTLTFFHVELQHEPNPRRAEQSDRIQITATGKGHIARAEAKEDSFYAALETALARMERSLRKVKARRSISLSGHRAPKGAGETAAELVHEAETARADSQYDHDPYADSVEEVLPGRVVRHKEHPSTPMSVDDALSEMELVGHDFYMFVNEETGRPSVVYRRHAFDYGLISLAKED